One window of Candidatus Nitrospira kreftii genomic DNA carries:
- a CDS encoding hypothetical protein (conserved protein of unknown function) — MIGAARAGSHREPCSNQERHRHRSSQEPAWVNWSDEKLLDLRFCDLDLSVEQSQLTEQIARLYRELGDRGLLFRPHFWLSNEWFTPDGVPGIAVPFYLAHPRLAQLELAQMLEVEGGTPEWCMRILRHEAGHALENAYGIRRRRDRQAMFGMSTQPYPKFYTPKPYSKSYVLHLDMWYAQSHPDEDFAETFAVWLNPQSLWRERYTDWPALKKLEYMDQLMASLVDARPLVTTKQHVDSLPRLRRTLRKHYEQKRGHYGTPHPTFYDRDLRRIFSSAPEHRVNISAVQFLARIRRDVCRDVAAWTGEYQYTIDRVFEDIVTRCREQRLRLAISEGKATLDLTILLTVQTMNYLHSGHHRVAL, encoded by the coding sequence GTGATAGGCGCGGCGAGAGCAGGCTCGCATCGTGAACCATGCTCCAACCAGGAGAGACATCGGCATCGTTCGTCGCAGGAGCCAGCCTGGGTCAATTGGTCTGATGAGAAACTCCTCGATCTACGTTTCTGCGACCTTGATCTTAGCGTGGAACAGAGTCAGCTCACCGAGCAAATTGCTCGGCTGTACCGAGAACTGGGCGATCGAGGCCTCCTCTTTCGCCCCCATTTCTGGCTCTCCAACGAGTGGTTCACTCCGGATGGAGTCCCCGGCATTGCCGTTCCCTTTTATCTCGCACATCCACGGTTGGCTCAACTGGAACTGGCGCAGATGCTGGAAGTAGAAGGTGGAACGCCCGAATGGTGTATGCGCATTCTTCGGCACGAGGCCGGACATGCCTTGGAAAACGCGTATGGTATTCGTCGTCGTCGAGACCGGCAGGCGATGTTCGGAATGTCGACTCAACCCTATCCTAAGTTCTATACACCAAAACCATACAGCAAGAGCTATGTCCTGCACCTCGACATGTGGTACGCCCAAAGCCATCCGGACGAAGATTTTGCAGAGACCTTTGCAGTGTGGCTGAATCCACAGTCGCTGTGGCGGGAACGGTATACCGATTGGCCGGCATTGAAGAAATTGGAATACATGGACCAGTTGATGGCCTCGTTGGTCGATGCCCGACCGTTGGTGACGACCAAGCAACATGTGGATTCGTTGCCCCGGCTTCGCCGGACTTTGCGGAAACATTACGAACAGAAGCGTGGGCACTACGGGACGCCTCATCCGACGTTCTATGATCGTGACTTGCGGCGGATCTTTTCTTCTGCACCCGAGCATCGTGTGAATATCTCGGCGGTACAGTTTTTGGCGCGCATTCGCCGTGATGTCTGTCGGGATGTGGCAGCCTGGACCGGAGAGTATCAGTATACGATCGACCGTGTATTTGAGGACATCGTCACACGTTGTCGCGAGCAACGTCTTAGGCTAGCCATTTCGGAGGGGAAGGCGACACTCGATCTCACGATTCTTCTGACAGTTCAAACGATGAACTATTTGCACAGCGGTCATCATCGGGTGGCGTTATGA
- a CDS encoding hypothetical protein (conserved protein of unknown function): protein MRCERCKGCMIRDSFVDLRDDTGRVLFEGWRCINCGEVVDPVVLTHRIEVPAKPYQGQTRDRRTWERLTAV, encoded by the coding sequence ATGAGGTGCGAACGTTGCAAAGGGTGCATGATTCGCGATTCGTTCGTCGATTTGAGAGATGATACAGGCCGTGTCCTGTTCGAGGGGTGGCGCTGTATCAATTGCGGCGAAGTTGTTGACCCTGTGGTGCTCACGCATCGGATTGAGGTGCCGGCAAAACCCTATCAGGGGCAGACGAGGGATCGCCGCACGTGGGAACGTTTGACTGCTGTGTGA
- a CDS encoding D-alanine--D-alanine ligase, producing MKPLRVLVLVHEDLVPPGTVEGIDLNTVEWRTEYEVVNTLREIGHEVRPLGVQHELAVIRQAVDEWKPHIAFNLLEEFSGVAIYDQNVVSYLELLKVPYTGCNPRGLMLARDKGLAKKILYYHRIPIPEFITVPLGRSIKRPKELSFPLIVKSVSEEASLGISQASIVEDDDKLQDRVKFIHQSVGTGALVERYVEGRELYVGAMGNQRLQVFPVWELDMSRLPEETRKIATARVKWSRVYQQKYGVCSTAAGDLTESQRQVLQTLAKRVYRSLGLSGYARIDFRLDLDGLVYVLEANPNPHIATTEDFARSAAGAALPYPALLQRILDLGLRWRPYVTPSDRTTPVPSRIGD from the coding sequence ATGAAGCCGTTACGCGTCCTCGTCCTGGTCCATGAAGACCTCGTTCCGCCGGGTACGGTGGAGGGGATTGATCTCAACACAGTTGAATGGAGGACCGAATACGAAGTCGTCAACACGCTCCGCGAGATCGGGCACGAGGTGCGTCCGCTGGGTGTCCAGCACGAACTCGCCGTGATCCGTCAGGCCGTGGATGAATGGAAACCTCACATTGCGTTCAATCTACTGGAAGAATTTAGCGGGGTGGCCATCTATGATCAGAACGTGGTGTCCTACCTCGAATTGCTGAAGGTGCCGTATACAGGCTGTAACCCCAGGGGATTGATGTTGGCCCGCGATAAGGGTTTGGCCAAAAAAATTCTCTATTACCACCGCATCCCAATTCCGGAGTTCATCACCGTTCCTCTCGGTCGATCGATCAAGCGGCCCAAGGAGTTATCATTTCCCTTAATCGTGAAATCCGTTTCAGAGGAAGCCTCCCTGGGCATTTCTCAGGCTTCGATCGTGGAGGATGACGACAAGCTGCAAGACCGAGTCAAGTTCATCCACCAAAGCGTCGGCACAGGCGCGCTGGTGGAACGGTATGTCGAAGGACGTGAACTGTATGTCGGTGCGATGGGCAATCAACGGCTGCAAGTCTTTCCGGTCTGGGAGCTCGATATGAGTCGATTGCCGGAAGAGACCAGAAAAATCGCCACAGCTCGGGTGAAGTGGAGCCGAGTCTACCAGCAGAAATACGGTGTCTGTTCCACCGCAGCGGGCGACCTGACGGAATCGCAACGACAGGTTCTGCAGACTCTTGCAAAGCGTGTCTATCGCAGTCTTGGACTCAGCGGGTATGCGAGGATCGATTTCCGACTTGATCTTGATGGACTGGTCTATGTGCTGGAGGCAAACCCGAATCCGCACATCGCGACGACCGAGGATTTTGCTCGTTCGGCAGCAGGCGCAGCACTACCCTATCCTGCATTGCTGCAACGCATCCTCGACCTTGGCTTGCGATGGCGCCCGTACGTGACCCCGTCCGATAGGACGACTCCGGTTCCCAGCCGGATCGGTGACTAA
- a CDS encoding hypothetical protein (conserved membrane protein of unknown function) has protein sequence MDEEGNKTLDSTARLVTLVFLVGLGYLLFATFRPYFSALIWSAVLSYGLYPQYCRIVKLTGDRRSLSALVMSVAVTIGLILPLAYLSFLIGKELARTYLTVVSTLEQGLDVMEQWRVHPWVTAILEQLQEFQRMTGTDLRSVLVENLAQLGSSLVEQLTQFAKNVLVALMELAIILLCTFYFFRDGKGIVDWLKDILPLDEPHQQLVVHRFGEVMRGAVLGNTLVAALEGIVGGLAFWFAGMPVPLLWGAVMGILAYLPLVGAGIVWLPVALYSFIQGDYAAGAILCVSGVVIAVLDYVVRTIVVGEASKLHTLLTFFAVLGGIQFFGLVGIVAGPLVVAISFALLESYRAERSGVVLRSIES, from the coding sequence ATGGATGAAGAGGGTAATAAGACTCTCGACTCAACCGCTCGTCTCGTCACACTTGTTTTTCTGGTCGGCTTGGGATACCTGCTCTTCGCCACCTTTCGTCCTTATTTCTCCGCACTCATCTGGTCCGCCGTCCTTTCGTACGGACTCTATCCACAGTATTGCAGAATCGTGAAGCTGACCGGTGATCGACGATCGCTCAGTGCGTTGGTAATGAGTGTGGCGGTGACGATCGGGCTGATTCTCCCCCTCGCATATTTGTCGTTCTTGATCGGAAAAGAATTGGCCAGGACTTACTTGACGGTCGTGTCTACCCTGGAACAGGGACTGGATGTGATGGAGCAATGGCGCGTGCATCCCTGGGTGACGGCGATCTTGGAACAGCTCCAGGAGTTCCAGAGGATGACCGGTACCGATTTACGCTCTGTGCTGGTGGAAAATTTGGCTCAACTCGGTAGCTCGCTGGTAGAGCAATTGACGCAGTTTGCGAAGAATGTGCTTGTCGCCTTGATGGAGCTCGCCATTATTCTGCTCTGCACGTTCTATTTCTTCCGTGACGGCAAAGGGATAGTCGATTGGCTGAAAGATATTCTGCCTCTCGACGAACCGCACCAACAGTTGGTGGTCCATCGATTTGGTGAGGTGATGAGGGGCGCCGTCCTCGGCAATACGCTCGTGGCCGCGCTTGAAGGCATCGTGGGCGGCCTCGCGTTTTGGTTTGCCGGGATGCCAGTCCCTCTGCTGTGGGGCGCGGTGATGGGCATACTAGCTTACTTGCCTCTGGTCGGAGCCGGGATCGTATGGCTCCCGGTAGCACTGTACTCGTTTATTCAGGGCGACTATGCAGCCGGAGCCATCCTCTGTGTCTCGGGGGTCGTCATTGCCGTCCTCGATTACGTGGTTCGGACCATCGTCGTCGGAGAAGCCTCGAAATTGCACACGCTGCTGACGTTCTTCGCGGTATTGGGTGGCATCCAGTTTTTTGGATTGGTGGGCATCGTGGCTGGTCCCCTAGTCGTTGCCATCAGTTTTGCTCTTCTGGAGAGCTATCGAGCCGAACGATCGGGTGTGGTGTTGCGAAGCATCGAGTCCTGA
- a CDS encoding hypothetical protein (conserved membrane protein of unknown function) encodes MVSLLGYTVLDSERAMNEVKSVLQSFLPQSQQAMADSMAAVVASRGLLGVAGVVSFVVFSSFLFGSVRIVLNQVFRAQQSRTFIRGVGIDLLITLLVAALLLGVIINTSFVTIAWTLAEEYPSLAPVFAPALTVLDRVLGFVAMVALFYVLYRVAPAITLPPEALLIGALSATLLFQLARWGFAWYVSMAQASLVLYGTLGGLMFFFMWLYYASLVFILGAEVAWFCATRSDARDKGSPT; translated from the coding sequence ATGGTCTCACTGCTCGGGTACACCGTGTTGGACTCTGAGCGCGCGATGAACGAAGTCAAATCGGTCTTGCAGTCGTTTCTTCCCCAGTCACAGCAGGCGATGGCGGACAGCATGGCCGCGGTCGTGGCCAGCCGCGGCCTACTGGGTGTGGCTGGAGTCGTGTCATTTGTGGTGTTTAGCAGCTTTCTCTTCGGGTCCGTCCGAATCGTGCTCAATCAGGTGTTTCGTGCCCAGCAGTCTCGTACGTTCATCCGAGGGGTCGGGATCGATCTCCTCATCACTCTGCTTGTCGCAGCGTTACTGCTGGGCGTCATTATCAATACATCGTTCGTGACGATTGCGTGGACGCTCGCGGAGGAATATCCATCATTGGCGCCGGTATTCGCGCCCGCCTTGACGGTGTTGGACCGGGTTCTGGGATTCGTTGCGATGGTCGCGTTGTTCTACGTGCTGTACCGTGTCGCTCCGGCAATCACGCTGCCGCCCGAAGCGCTGCTGATCGGCGCCTTGAGCGCGACGCTGTTGTTTCAATTGGCGCGCTGGGGCTTTGCCTGGTATGTATCCATGGCCCAAGCCTCCCTTGTCTTGTATGGCACCTTGGGCGGCCTGATGTTCTTCTTTATGTGGCTGTACTACGCCTCGCTCGTGTTCATACTTGGAGCCGAAGTCGCTTGGTTTTGCGCAACGAGATCGGATGCGCGAGATAAAGGCTCGCCTACATGA
- a CDS encoding YtxH-like protein — translation MTDGRCGLMGVGLSFLAGCVVGGTAALLYAPQSGTRTRRRIADFAEDVRDRAGDMTEEATEKIHSAKEQATEKFQKVIERGRNFVNT, via the coding sequence ATGACAGACGGACGTTGTGGATTGATGGGAGTAGGGCTGTCATTTTTAGCGGGGTGCGTGGTTGGAGGAACGGCCGCATTGCTCTATGCCCCACAATCGGGGACTCGAACTCGTCGTCGAATCGCAGATTTCGCCGAAGATGTCCGTGATCGAGCTGGAGACATGACAGAGGAGGCGACCGAAAAGATCCATAGTGCAAAAGAGCAGGCGACCGAGAAGTTCCAGAAGGTCATTGAACGAGGCCGCAACTTTGTCAACACCTGA
- a CDS encoding hypothetical protein (conserved protein of unknown function) encodes MTIRTPEKWNMRNDVDIIPHLWSIVLAGGEGTRLAPMIKQWLGEERPKQYCTFTGTRSMLQHTVDRADLLAAPTQRVTVVGASQEETARSQLAGKGGLLVVQPANCDTAPGVFLPLTYVRAADPDATVAIYPSDHFVHPEKQLVEAVRHAVRAIDLLEDRLILLGIQPDGVDLDYGYIQVARYVGGYGAHSLWHVGRFVEKPERHVAKTFVEGQVLWNTMIIVAKVETLWKLGTKVLPSMMGLFETFMLAVGESKESQVLESLYETMPQGNFSMDFLEHVFHKVSVLDVKDVVWSDWGRPKRIAQSLRRIGKAPAFPVDLVGVA; translated from the coding sequence ATGACCATCCGAACTCCAGAAAAATGGAATATGCGAAACGATGTGGATATCATTCCTCACCTCTGGTCGATAGTTCTGGCTGGCGGAGAGGGAACGAGATTGGCTCCGATGATCAAGCAGTGGCTCGGAGAGGAGCGCCCCAAACAATATTGCACATTTACGGGCACCAGGTCTATGCTTCAACATACTGTGGACCGAGCTGACCTACTTGCGGCTCCTACTCAGCGGGTGACCGTCGTCGGTGCGAGCCAAGAGGAGACCGCTCGCAGTCAGTTGGCTGGCAAAGGGGGATTGCTCGTGGTGCAACCGGCGAACTGTGATACGGCCCCGGGAGTCTTTCTTCCTCTCACCTATGTACGAGCAGCAGATCCTGACGCCACCGTAGCAATCTACCCATCCGACCACTTCGTCCACCCCGAAAAGCAATTGGTTGAGGCGGTTAGGCATGCAGTCCGTGCGATCGATTTACTTGAAGATCGACTGATTCTCTTAGGCATCCAGCCGGATGGGGTCGATCTGGATTATGGTTACATCCAGGTGGCTCGCTATGTCGGTGGGTACGGAGCCCATTCCTTGTGGCACGTCGGACGGTTTGTTGAGAAACCGGAACGACATGTGGCGAAGACATTCGTGGAAGGACAGGTGCTGTGGAACACCATGATCATCGTCGCGAAAGTCGAAACCCTCTGGAAACTGGGAACGAAAGTCCTGCCGTCAATGATGGGCCTTTTTGAAACTTTCATGCTGGCCGTCGGCGAATCAAAGGAATCGCAGGTCCTGGAGAGTTTGTATGAAACCATGCCACAAGGAAACTTCTCTATGGACTTTCTGGAGCACGTGTTTCACAAGGTATCTGTGTTGGACGTCAAAGACGTGGTCTGGAGCGACTGGGGGAGACCAAAACGGATCGCCCAGAGCCTACGCAGAATTGGGAAGGCTCCGGCGTTTCCGGTTGACCTGGTGGGGGTTGCATAA
- a CDS encoding putative Cell envelope biogenesis protein OmpA: MRNRRVSLSSILLGVLTVAACAAPGPPPKELVDARLALQDAKSANADKRATRTYDSAAANLDVANKSWEKDHDASAILHQARLAEAEARKAQHAAEAQAAEETIRRENDRKTRNAIALRDAEILMLRKKGQEAELGRVKALAKEQEQALLAAKEKLAAERARAEQEAARLREEQRKLALAAEQQEKLALAAEQARAEAEAIRLREEQEKLAALAAEQARAEQAEHELARLRAEHEKSRAELTSTLSRLAKVREDARGVIVTLPGNIYFNFNKADVKPAMQMQLTKIAKALAAVPNQNLLIEGHTDSIGSNEYNLSLSESRAQSVQKILLDGGIAAERMDIKGYGESKPIADNDTPSGQAQNRRVEIVLVPTKQ, encoded by the coding sequence ATGCGAAACAGAAGGGTGAGTCTCAGTTCCATTCTCTTGGGTGTCTTGACGGTCGCGGCTTGCGCGGCTCCCGGCCCACCGCCGAAAGAGCTTGTCGATGCACGGCTTGCTCTCCAAGATGCCAAGTCGGCGAATGCGGACAAACGCGCGACACGAACCTATGATTCTGCTGCTGCAAACTTAGACGTCGCCAACAAGTCCTGGGAAAAGGACCATGATGCATCGGCCATTCTCCACCAGGCACGGCTGGCCGAAGCTGAGGCGCGGAAAGCACAGCATGCAGCGGAAGCTCAGGCAGCCGAGGAAACCATCCGTCGTGAAAATGACAGGAAGACCCGCAATGCGATTGCCCTACGCGACGCTGAGATTCTCATGCTTAGGAAAAAAGGGCAAGAAGCGGAACTTGGACGGGTGAAGGCTTTGGCCAAAGAGCAAGAACAGGCGCTGCTTGCTGCCAAAGAAAAGCTGGCGGCTGAGCGGGCCCGCGCTGAGCAGGAGGCTGCCCGGCTTCGCGAAGAGCAGAGAAAACTCGCGCTGGCGGCCGAGCAACAGGAGAAACTCGCGCTGGCGGCCGAGCAGGCCCGTGCCGAGGCTGAGGCCATTCGGCTTCGCGAGGAGCAAGAAAAGCTCGCGGCGCTGGCGGCTGAGCAGGCCCGTGCAGAACAGGCAGAACATGAGCTTGCTCGACTTCGTGCGGAGCACGAAAAGTCACGCGCGGAGCTGACTAGTACGTTGTCACGCCTGGCGAAGGTGCGTGAGGACGCCCGTGGAGTGATCGTCACCTTGCCCGGGAACATCTATTTCAACTTTAACAAGGCAGACGTCAAGCCGGCGATGCAAATGCAGCTGACAAAAATCGCGAAGGCTCTGGCGGCTGTGCCGAATCAAAATCTACTCATCGAAGGCCATACCGATTCGATTGGGTCGAACGAGTATAACCTGTCCCTCTCTGAGTCGCGGGCCCAATCGGTGCAAAAGATTCTTCTCGACGGAGGGATTGCGGCAGAGCGGATGGACATCAAAGGGTATGGGGAAAGCAAGCCCATCGCGGACAATGACACCCCATCCGGTCAGGCCCAAAACCGCCGGGTTGAGATCGTGCTGGTGCCGACAAAACAGTGA
- a CDS encoding hypothetical protein (conserved protein of unknown function), whose translation MTSLLVALSLAILIALFALQNTFPVTVQFLFWEYQTSLVLVILGSTAIGAALSAIASIGARWRHGRETRLLTAALQEERKRIADLERRVRNMR comes from the coding sequence ATGACTTCTCTGTTGGTGGCACTCAGTTTGGCGATTCTCATCGCCCTCTTCGCCCTACAAAACACCTTTCCCGTAACGGTTCAGTTTCTCTTCTGGGAGTACCAAACCTCATTGGTCCTGGTGATTCTCGGTTCGACCGCCATTGGCGCTGCTCTAAGCGCCATCGCCTCAATAGGGGCACGCTGGCGCCATGGGAGAGAAACTCGTTTGCTGACCGCGGCCTTGCAAGAGGAACGAAAGCGGATTGCCGACCTGGAACGGCGAGTCCGCAACATGCGGTAA
- a CDS encoding 1,4-alpha-glucan branching enzyme, with amino-acid sequence MVQHEQIERLVNAEHWNPRELLGPHRISVNGSDSLVIRTFAPDASETQVILDTPGRKRIEMNRIHESGLFEAILDAPKGTLKYRLRVTDSQGTVTEHHDPYAFPLLISDHDLLLFAEGNLFKSYEKLGAHLTTVDGIIGIHFVVWAPNAMRVSVVGAFNDWDGRCHQMMSRGSTGIWELFVPDVPEGTLYKYEIRSRHVDAPFTKADPYAFSAELRPRTASIVRNLSGYRWNDQAWMDARAARDPLTAPMSIYEVHLGSWMRVPEEENRWLTYRELADKLIHYVKYMGYTHIELMPVTEHPFDGSWGYQATGYYAATSRFGTPEDFMAFVDAAHQAGIGIIMDWAPAHFPDDAYGLAWFDGTHLYDHEDPRLGYHPEWKSRIFNYGRVEVKNFLQNSALFWLDKYHIDGLRVDAVASMLYLDYGRKAGEWIPNQFGGNENLAAVSFLKELNVLVHQEHPGAVTIAEESTAWPGVSKPTYTGGLGFTFKWNMGWMHDMLDYFGKDAIHRKYHQNQITFGLLYAFHENFVLVLSHDEVVHGKKALLDKMPGDLWQRFANLRALYGYMYSHPGKNMLFMGGEFGQWWEWNHDDSLQWHLCQHESHAGLQRYVRDLNWLYRNEPALHQVDYDWTGFQWIDINDTENSVISFLRKARDPNNQIVCVCNFTPVPRYRYRIGVPSLGHYRELLNSDAEIYGGSNIGNEGGVMAEPISAHGFPSSIVLTLPPLSVLYFKAG; translated from the coding sequence ATGGTGCAGCACGAACAGATCGAACGACTCGTCAACGCCGAGCATTGGAATCCTCGTGAACTACTCGGCCCCCATCGCATTTCTGTGAATGGGTCGGACTCGCTCGTGATTCGAACCTTTGCGCCGGACGCCAGCGAGACACAAGTGATTCTAGATACTCCCGGCCGCAAGCGGATAGAAATGAACCGCATTCATGAATCAGGATTGTTTGAGGCGATCCTGGACGCGCCGAAGGGAACACTGAAATATCGACTCCGGGTCACCGATTCTCAAGGAACCGTCACGGAACACCACGATCCCTATGCTTTCCCTCTTTTGATCAGCGACCATGATCTGCTCCTGTTTGCGGAGGGAAATCTTTTCAAAAGCTACGAGAAACTGGGCGCTCATCTCACAACCGTCGACGGGATTATCGGTATTCATTTCGTCGTCTGGGCCCCGAACGCCATGCGAGTCAGCGTCGTCGGCGCCTTCAACGACTGGGACGGCCGGTGCCATCAGATGATGAGTCGGGGGTCGACCGGGATCTGGGAATTGTTCGTCCCCGACGTTCCCGAAGGAACACTCTACAAATACGAAATCCGCTCTCGCCATGTCGACGCACCCTTCACCAAGGCTGATCCGTACGCATTCTCAGCGGAACTGCGGCCTCGCACAGCATCAATCGTTCGAAACCTTTCCGGCTATCGATGGAACGACCAAGCGTGGATGGACGCCCGCGCTGCGCGTGATCCGCTTACCGCACCCATGTCCATCTATGAGGTCCATCTGGGATCCTGGATGCGGGTACCTGAGGAGGAGAACCGCTGGCTCACATACCGCGAATTGGCCGATAAACTCATTCACTACGTCAAATACATGGGCTATACCCACATTGAACTGATGCCGGTCACCGAACATCCGTTCGACGGATCGTGGGGCTATCAAGCCACCGGTTACTATGCCGCCACGAGTCGGTTCGGCACACCTGAAGATTTCATGGCGTTCGTCGATGCCGCGCATCAAGCGGGAATCGGCATCATCATGGACTGGGCGCCGGCGCACTTCCCTGACGATGCGTATGGGTTGGCCTGGTTCGATGGCACACACCTATATGACCACGAGGATCCGCGGCTTGGCTATCATCCGGAATGGAAGAGTCGCATCTTTAACTACGGCCGCGTGGAAGTCAAAAATTTTCTCCAGAACAGTGCGCTCTTCTGGTTGGACAAATATCATATCGACGGTCTTCGTGTGGACGCGGTGGCGTCGATGTTGTATCTGGACTATGGGAGAAAAGCTGGCGAGTGGATCCCCAACCAGTTCGGCGGAAACGAAAACTTGGCGGCTGTCTCCTTTCTCAAAGAATTGAATGTGCTTGTCCATCAGGAGCATCCCGGCGCGGTCACAATCGCTGAAGAATCCACGGCCTGGCCGGGCGTTTCAAAGCCGACCTACACGGGGGGATTGGGATTTACCTTCAAATGGAACATGGGCTGGATGCATGACATGCTGGACTATTTCGGAAAGGACGCCATCCATCGTAAATATCACCAGAATCAAATTACATTTGGATTGCTCTATGCGTTCCATGAAAACTTCGTTCTCGTGCTGTCCCACGACGAAGTCGTGCACGGGAAGAAGGCACTGCTCGACAAGATGCCGGGAGATCTCTGGCAACGCTTTGCGAACCTGCGCGCCCTCTATGGCTACATGTACAGTCATCCCGGGAAGAACATGCTCTTTATGGGAGGGGAATTCGGCCAGTGGTGGGAGTGGAACCATGACGACAGCCTTCAGTGGCATCTCTGCCAGCATGAATCGCACGCTGGCCTGCAACGATACGTCCGGGATCTCAACTGGCTCTATCGGAACGAACCTGCGCTGCACCAGGTCGATTACGACTGGACCGGATTCCAGTGGATCGACATCAATGACACGGAGAATTCCGTCATCTCATTTCTCCGCAAGGCCAGAGACCCGAACAATCAAATCGTCTGCGTATGCAACTTCACGCCGGTTCCACGCTATAGATACCGAATTGGCGTGCCCTCCTTGGGACACTATCGTGAGCTATTGAACAGCGACGCTGAAATATATGGTGGGAGCAACATAGGCAACGAGGGCGGAGTGATGGCCGAGCCGATTTCCGCTCATGGTTTTCCAAGCTCGATCGTGCTGACCCTGCCTCCTCTCTCTGTCTTGTACTTCAAAGCGGGATGA
- a CDS encoding hypothetical protein (conserved protein of unknown function), protein MNTLAQAEASLSRVERRKARTNRRLLEVARRLFSEKGIYWAKIEDITELADQGKGTFYKYFDSKEAIICALLREGLDTLLSKTEQAVQKVPTGPKILSAAIEARVDFFVNCPEYLLFFHQVRGLMQLQVGVANDLRAIYNAHLDRLTQLIKPAMKDDQPDSARDIARAMAAYTSGVLTYDVLFEGQESTGRRRRHFIDVLDRSLQPLLKAGNGSRSGTGNHSAN, encoded by the coding sequence ATGAACACACTAGCACAGGCCGAGGCGTCGCTCTCACGGGTCGAGCGACGAAAAGCACGGACAAACAGGCGGCTCTTGGAAGTCGCACGGCGACTGTTTTCCGAAAAGGGAATCTATTGGGCGAAGATCGAAGACATCACGGAATTGGCCGACCAGGGTAAAGGGACCTTCTATAAATATTTTGATTCCAAAGAAGCGATCATTTGCGCATTACTCAGAGAGGGATTGGATACATTGCTGTCTAAGACGGAGCAGGCCGTTCAGAAGGTCCCGACAGGACCGAAGATTCTATCGGCGGCCATTGAGGCACGCGTAGACTTCTTTGTAAATTGCCCAGAGTATTTGCTCTTTTTTCACCAGGTCAGGGGACTGATGCAGCTTCAGGTCGGTGTGGCGAATGACTTGCGGGCAATTTACAACGCCCACCTAGACCGGCTTACCCAACTCATCAAACCGGCTATGAAGGATGATCAGCCTGACAGTGCGCGAGACATTGCGAGGGCGATGGCGGCCTATACATCGGGAGTCTTGACCTATGATGTCTTGTTTGAAGGCCAAGAATCGACCGGGCGCAGGCGCCGACATTTTATAGACGTGCTCGATCGAAGCCTCCAGCCACTGCTGAAGGCAGGTAATGGATCCCGGTCCGGAACAGGCAATCATTCGGCGAATTGA
- a CDS encoding hypothetical protein (conserved protein of unknown function): MKEPGKKKSSSPRRSRTQKGPKKESVLFEYFDPSAQVVALVGDFNQWNLESKPMKRDAGGLWKVKVMLAPGTYQYKFVINGERWEEDPLNLQRVLNEHGTFNSIRNVGINADESFGPTA; this comes from the coding sequence ATGAAAGAGCCAGGGAAGAAAAAGTCTTCTTCGCCTCGACGGAGTCGCACACAGAAGGGACCCAAGAAAGAATCGGTCTTGTTTGAGTATTTCGATCCTTCGGCCCAAGTCGTGGCCTTGGTGGGAGACTTCAATCAGTGGAACCTGGAGAGCAAGCCGATGAAACGGGACGCTGGTGGCCTGTGGAAGGTCAAGGTCATGTTGGCTCCAGGTACCTACCAATACAAATTCGTGATCAACGGGGAGCGATGGGAAGAGGATCCGCTCAATCTCCAACGAGTCCTGAACGAACACGGTACCTTCAATTCCATACGCAATGTCGGGATCAATGCCGACGAGAGTTTTGGTCCTACCGCATAG